Below is a genomic region from Candidatus Thermoplasmatota archaeon.
ACTTCGTATTCCTGCATGACCTTCATGGATATATCATGCACCGATTGTTTTAACGTAAGCAAGGTCTTTGATCCTTTTTTCCTCAAACGTAATAGATTTTTATTTTTTGTTAATCGCTGATCTGGAAAATCAAAAAAAACAGTAACAATCAAACCATCGAATATCTTTTGTGCTCCGAGGGATAATAATTTTTGTTCTACAATTTTTTGATTGATCTCAAGAATTTTTACTTCGATTTCTTTCATATCATATCCAAGAATCGAAAAAGTTATTAAATATATATCGAAAATAAGCTATTTATCTTCACCACTGAGATAGTTAATAACTGTTTCAGAAATATTTTCAGAATATTCTCCAATTCTTCGGATACTTTCTGTAAGATAACCGACTGAGAGTGCAACAGAACTTCTTTGTTTCAATGCAAGCGTATTAATTTCAGCACAGAGATTTTCTAATTTTTCGACAGTTTCTATATTGTCATTTGATGCCTTAATATCTTTTCTAAAAAAAGAGGTGATACTTTTGTTAAATATTTCAAGCGAGAGCATTGCAGCCTGAATGATCTGTTCCATATTTTTTTTATCAAGATTACTTTCAAGAACTGTTGGAATGTTTTCTGATATTTTAACAGTATGGTCACCGATCCGTTCAATAATCCTGCTAATCAAATAGCAGGTTGACGAAAATTTTGTAGTAATATTCATTTTTTCAGCAAGATTTACATTTTGTAAGAGGATATTATGCTGGCGAGCAACAAGCCAGTTTAACCGGTCAACTTCATTTTCACGAGAAATAATTTCTTGTGCAATCTCGCTATTTCTAATTTGTAATGCACGAATAGCATCTTCATGCATTCCTTTTACAATAATATGCATTCTTTTAATAGTTCTATCAAAAGGCATTTCTGTTGGATTAAGAAGATCTTTTAGGACAACCATAGTATCTGTTTCTTCAACAACTTCCTGACCGATTGCCATTTGCGTAAACGTACGAATAACGCGCCGAATCGAAGGGGACATACGATGTTGTGTTGTTATTTTTATGAGTGTAAAACCAGCGATATACGCTCCAATAAGACGGCGAAGTAAGAAATTTTGTTGACTTTCTTCAGGTATATTGATTTCTTTAATTTTTTGTATAGATTCTTGCGTCATCTTTGGGGTGATCAAAAGCGTTCCATCAGATTGCATAAAAATACCTAGTGGATCATTTTTTTTGATTTTTAATGACTTAATCCATTCTTTGGGTAGGGTCATAACATACGAAGATCCACCGGTAACTTGCACACGTCGAACATCCATAAGTATTCTCATTCCTATAGATACATCAGGTATTAATAAAATTTTCTATAGCACTATATTGAAATTATATTTCTATATATAACAATATAGTATATGTAGGTAAAGTATATATTAATTTGAAAAGGTGTAAGGTTGGGTGATTTATATAAACGATAACAACAAATTTGGAAAAATGTTAGTGATAAGCCTTATAGCAACCCTGCTGATAGCTGTCGTCGCACTCAGCGGTTGCACCGGACCAGAAACAACTCCCGAAAAACCAGAGACATTAGCAATCGTTGTCGTCGGCCGTGACAGCGCATCGGGAACCAGAGAATTCTTCTGGGAACACGTCATGAAAAAAGAAAATTTCACAACCACAATGCTTGAAAAAAATTCAAACGGAGCAGTCTATCAAACCGTTTCATCAACAAAAGGAGCAATAGGGTATGTAGGTCTTGGATATCTCGATGAAAACGTAAAAGCACTAAAAATCAACGGCGTTGAACCAACCATAGCAAATGTCATCGCAGGTACCTATCCAATATCACGAGCTCTCAATATGTTTACCAATGGAGAACCAACTGGAATAGCAGCAGAATTTCTCAAATATCTCGACAGCGATGAAGGCCAAGCAATTGTAGAAAAAGAGGGTTTCGTCCCAAAAACTTCAACAGGAGCATACAGCAAAACAGAAGGTCTTACAGGTAGTATTACTATTGTCGGCTCAACAACCGTATTACCGATTGCTCAACTAGCTGCAGAAGAATTCAACGATCTGTATGGAGCAACCCTCGTAGCAGTCAGTGGAGGAGGATCCAGCGTTGGTATACAATCAGTCGGCGAAGGTTCAGCAACAATTGGTATGGCATCTCGAGAACTCAAATCAAGTGAAGCAACAAAATACCCAAACCTCGTCAAACATGTTGTATGTAACGATGGAATCGCGATCATTGTCCATCCAACGAATAATTATGTCAATGATCTAACCCTAGAACAACTGAAATCGATATATAAAGGAATAAACACAACCTGGAATGAGTTTATCTAATCAGTATCTTAGACGGTGGATACGACTATCTGAAATTTCCGTATCCACTTTTTAATTTTAATATACATAGAACAGATTTTGGGAGAAACACCAAAAATGAAGAATGTTCATAAAGGAGGAACGCCTTCTCACTCACCAAAAAAAAATTTTAAAGAAAAGAGTATCAAATCAATTTTCTTCATTGCAGCAATTTTTGGTGTTTTTGTCATATTTTCCATTCTCCTGTTTCTTTTCAAAGAAGCATATCCACTACCAACAGATATATGGAGTTTTCTCTCAGGAACCAAATGGAGCCCAACAGAATCACTCCTTTTTGGCACGTATCCCCTGATCATTGGAACCCTTCTAGTAACCTTAGGAGCAATGATCATAGCAATACCAATCAGTATTGGAGGAGCAATATTTATTGCTGAACTTGCATCAAGCAGACTTAGATCATTCATAAAACCAGCAATAGAACTCCTCGCAGGCATACCATCCGTTGTCTATGGTTTTTTTGGATTAATCATACTAACCACTTGGATAAAAGACTTTTTTGGTGTACCTACGGGAGAAACATGGCTTGCCGGTTCAATTATTCTTGGAATCATGGCAATTCCTACGATCACCACCGTCGCAGAAGATGCAATCAAAGCGGTACCTCGCGAACACCGAGAAGGTTCTCTCGCGATGGGAGCTACCCGTTGGCAAACCATAAGTAAAGTGGTCATACCATCAGCTTTATCTGGAATCACTGCTGCAATAATTCTCGGAATCGGCCGAGCCGTCGGAGAAACGATGGCAATCCTTATGGTCTGTGGAAACGCAGCTATCATTCCAACACCACTCTGGAATACCTTTTCACCAATACGAACTCTTACCTCAACACTTGGAATAGAAACCGCAGAAGTTCCTGTCGGCAGTGCACATTATCATGCATTATTTGGTATCGCTGTTCTTCTCTTGATTATCACCCTGTTCATTAACCTTACAGCAATCTATCTCTTAGGATCTATTCAAAAAAAACATTCAGCAACCCACTTCAAACAAAGATCATTACTTTATATCACCATACGTGACAAATTGAAAAAACTTTCAATATCATTCGTAATACTGGTGCTCATAGGTCTCTGCTATCTCATTCTTGGTATTTTGATAGCCTCAGTACTTGTTATTGCATCAGGTTTCTTGCTCTACTATCGAAAAAAAATTTCAGAAAAAATAAAGCAAAAAATCATGTTTTCAACACTTGGAATCTCAATACTTACCATTATTATTTTACTAGGTATCATCCTAATCTACATTATTATCAATGGTCTCCCTGCAGTATCATGGGATTTTTTAACTGAACCACCAAAAAGACTTGGCCGAGAAGGGGGTATTTCCACCGCACTTATCGGCACCCTCTATCTAGTTGGAGGCGCTATAGCAATAGCACTTCCTATTGGCGTTGGATCATCAATTTATCTCACTGAATACACCAAAGAAAACCTCGTTACAAAAATCATCCGAACGGCAGCAGATCTTTTAAATGGCACTCCATCGATTGTCTTTGGATTATTCGGATTTGCATTTTTTGTCTTGTACCTCAAATTTGGCTTTTCATTAATCGCAGGCCAAATAACTCTTGCATTCATGATTATTCCTACTATCCTCCGAACTACAGAAGAAGCATTACGGAGCGTACCTCAATCAATTAGAGAAGGAAGTTATGCGGTTGGCGCGACGAAATGGCAAACCATTCGCAGAGTCGTTCTTCCACCAGCAGCACCAGGTATCATCACCGGTGCTATTCTCGGTATTGGTCGAGCTGCAGGTGAAACAGCACCGATTATGTTCACCGCTGTCGCTTTTTCCTCTTTTTTTCCATCATCACTCTTTGAACCAGTAAACGCACTCCCCTATCATCTCTATATCATTGCTACCAATGTACCTGGAGATGCAGCACGGGTAGCTGCCGGAGGAACTGCGTTAGTCCTCCTTCTTTTAGTAATCGGTTTTTATTCGGTAGCAATCATTATTCGAAATCATTATCATAAAACTATGAAATGGTGAAACACACTATGGAATATAAAGAAATCATTAAAACAGCAAATCTCAGCCTCTGGTATGGAGAAAAACAAGCGTTATTCGATATCAATATGAGTGTATTAGCACATCATATCACCGCACTCATTGGACCATCAGGATGCGGCAAATCAACGTTGATTCGCTGTTTTAACCGCATGAATGACGTAATCGACAAATGTAAAATAACTGGAAGTATCTATTATCATGGAAACGACCTTTATGGTCCAACTGCCGACCCAGTAGAAATCAGGAAAAAAATCGGCATGGTGTTCCAAAAACCAAACCCATTCCCAAAATCAATTTATGAAAACATCGCATATGGGCCTCGAGTACAAGGCAACACGAATAAAAAAGAACTTGATCACATCGTTGAAAAAAGTTTAAAGATCGCGGCACTCTGGGATGAAGTCAAAGATCGACTCCATGAATCAGCCATGGGACTCTCAGGAGGACAACAGCAACGACTCTGCATCGCACGAGCACTTGCCATAGAACCAGAGATCATCCTCATGGATGAACCATGCTCTTCGCTTGACCCAATCGCAACAGCTAAAATCGAAGATCTCATGCTTGAATTAAAAAAAAAATATACGGTTATTATCGTTACTCATAACATGCAACAAGCAGCACGCGTCAGTGACTACACAGCGTACATGTATTTAGGAAAATTAATCGAATTTGGAAAAACAGAACAGATATTTGAGGATCCCAAAGAAGAACTTACTGAAAAGTACATCACTGGAAGATTTGGATAAGGTGGAAAAAATGGTTGAAAAATTTCATAATGAACTCGCGGAGGCAAAAAAAGATGTCGATGTCATGGGACATTTAGCAAAAGATATGCTTTTCAAGTCAGTTGAATCACTGAAAGATCTCGATAAAGAGAAAGCAGCATGGGTGATTTCAAAAAAAATGGATCTTGCAGAGATGGATGATAAAATCGAAGAAAAAGCACTTCGATTAATTGCGTTGTATCAACCTATGGCACGAGATCTTCGTGAAATCGCTTGTATTCTGAAAATGATTACGTATCTGAATAGAATCGGTCGATATGGAAAAGATATCGCAAGACTTGTTTCAGAATTTGAAAAAGAAGGACATGTTAAAAAACTTGTAAGTCTCCCTCATATGGCTGAAATTGTTACAAGTATGCTCAACGATGTTTTATATGCCTTTGAAACTGGAGATATTTCCAAATTTAATGATTTCATTGACCGAGAAATAACCGTTGATGAATTACGATATTCAATCTTCAGAGAATGTCTCAGTTATATGATGGAAAATCCTTCAGTAATTACCCGGTGTACACATTACATCATGGCTGCTCGTTATCTTGAACGATGTGGCGATCATGCATGTAAAATTGCAGAAAAAATTATATATATGGTTACTGGAGACCGCGTTGAAATCGATTGCCGGGAACAATCATCGAAACCTTGTTTCACTGGTGGAAAAAAGCATGGATAAAAAAAAAGTATTATTTTTATGTACGCATAATGCTGCTCGTTCGCAGATGGCTGAAGGATTACTTCGATCGTTATATGGAAATTTGTATGAAGTGTATAGCGCTGGTGTCACACCAAGTCAAGTACATCCCTCGGCTATTGCGGTAATGAAGGAGATCCATGTTGATATTTCGTCACACCGATCAAAAAGTATCGATGAATTCAAAACTATTTGTTTTGACTATGTGATTACTGTGTGTGATCATGCGAAAGCAACTTGTCCTTTTTTTCCAGGAAAAAAAATTATTCATCATAGTTTCAAAGATCCGACAACCTTATCAGAGTTTAGAAAAATTCGAGACGAGATCAAAACGTGGATTCAAACAACATTTAAAGATCCGAATACTCTTGATCACATACCCTCCTATCTATCGAATAGTTCTATAAAGTTATAACCAGGTACCCCCAGTATCATAATATTTGTTTGTACAGCAACCATCTGAGAATTTAAACTCAATCATCTTTTTTGTTGTATCATTAGTGATATCAACTACATAAATTGATATCATATCATCGGTGATATCAATTATGTTGAACGTATTTCCAAAATAAGCACGGGTTCGAGTACATGAAAACGTACCTGCGTTCACCAATAATGTTTTATGAATTTTTACTCCCCACGGAACATGACGATGGCCCATGAGAACCAATGGTACCTCTTGTCGAAGGAGAATATCTAGTGTCTCTCCTGCATCATCAATGATATTTGTCTCACGCCCTGAATTTGGAACTGGAATCACATGATGGTGAAATCCTATAATCGTCAGTTTATTTTTATGTAAACCTTGCTCGATTATTTTATGGCGATTATATCCCAAACGACCAGTATCTTTATCTGGTTCACTTGACGCCAAACCGATTAATACAATGTTATCCTGAGAATGAATAAAATCTGTTTCTCCAAAAAATTTTGGAAATAATTTATATCCAAGGTTTCGCTCATCATGATTACCTGGGACAATAAATTTTTTATGCCTAATACGACCCAATTGTTGTTGTGCTAACTCATATTCAGACAACAATCCCTCTGTAGTCAAATCTCCCGTAACAAAAACAAAATCAGCGTCGATCCGATTAACTAACGTTACCGCTTTATCAAAAATTTTTTCATGAAAATCTAATCCTTTTGTACAATGAATATCAGATATATGAATTATCTTCATAGTTTCATTTGAACTAAGAACAGATTAAGTAGTTTTCGATAAAAAGGCATATACGCTACTTTGTTTCATTTGCTGAAACAGGTGTTTGTTTTTTCTCTTCAGTTGAAGGTATTTTTTGTGTAGAAGTATCAGCTACAACAGAACCAATAACTTTTTTAGCTAAAAACTCACGGATCTCTTCTGGTTTTGTCGAATCAATACCAAAATACTCAGGAAATAACTTCGATGTTGTCAACAACTCAGTTGAACCATGTGGTTTTGAATTAACCAGCCGTAAACTAATCAATTCATCGACATGTTCATAAATCTTCTCACCCACCATATGTCGTAGGTTTGACTGGAGAACCGGCTGATGAAATGCTATCAACGCAAGTGTTTTTAAAAGATCAGTTTTTATTTCAGGTTTTGCAACCATCATAGATTGATCGACAAATTTTTTTTTCACTTGCATCGCATATTTATTCCCTGCTTTAACGATTTCAATTGAAGTCTCATCTTTCCTTTGAATGTTGTAAACAGTAATTAACGACTCAAGGGAGTCAACTACCTGTTTTTGTGTTAATCCGGTTGTCGTTTTTATCTCTTCGATACTCAACGGTTTTCCCGCAGAGAACAGCACAGATTCAACCAGACGATCTTCTTTTAAACCCATTCTATAACTCCCATACCTCTACGTATTATCTACTGTTTTAATATATATTTCTCCAAACGGAAATCTTTTTTGAGATACAATAATTTTTCGTTCATAGGCCAAGAATAAGAGAGAAAGGAAAACCTTAATTCTTTCCTCATTGTTGATTGTTTCACACAGTTCTGTAAAACGTATCGATGGCTTATGAAATGTTTTTATTTTTTCCCAAATAGACACAATATCTTCCTCAAGATGATCCTCATGGGCTGTTCCGCGCATTGCTTTTCGCGCTTTTTCAGATAGACGCAATCGTTCTTCTTTCCGAATCTGTTCAAGGAGTTGAAACTCTTCTGCTTCTTTTCTTGCCTCATCAAAAGCACTTAAAAGTTCCATCAATGTTACTTTTCGCTGAGCATCCCGTCGAAGCGGTTCTTCCAGGGGGGCCTGCGGCATATTCAGTAACAGATTCGTATACGAATAACCATCATCACTTTGTGTCCATGGCATGGTTGGAATATCCTCCCAACCAAAACTCTGCTCAAGCATCTCCTCAGGCTTTTTTTCCATAGAGACAACCAAAGAATCACTCTGTAATCGAAGCACCTTCCAAGCCATATAAATAATTCTACCAGCAGTCATTAAATCAATACGTTCCTTTTTCGCGCGTTGCAGATACAGAGAAGAAAAATTCACAAGGTCAATATCCCAGGGATTCATATGATGATTTAATACAAGATCAAAAACCAGATATATTGAACGATCAAACGGGTTCTCAATGGATACTGAATCACCAGTAGCAGCAGTCTTTACCATTTCAAGATATTCATTGATTCTTGACGCATCATTCATATCATCAATCAAAGCCTTATGAAATAACAAATGATTCACAACACTGTTATCAATGTCCATGAGTATGCATCTCCGTTACTAAAATCTCTCCTTGAGGACCGACCGATTCAGGATCAATGTTTGCAATCATCTCAGATATGCCTGAATCATGCATGGTCACACCATATATGTGATTCGCTTCTTTCAACGCGATCTTTCGTAAAGAAACACTAATAAACTGAGAGTCATCAGATCGTTGTTTAATCATGCGAGACACAATTTCAGCATTTACACCATCAAGAAACATATCGATCTCATCGAGAACATAAAAGGGACTGGGATCATAATACTGGATAGCAAAAATTAACGCAAGTGATGCTATACTTTTTTCTCCACCGGAAAGAGCAGACAATCGAAGTACTTTTTTGCCATGTGGCCGAGCTTTAATAGTTAAACCACTCGTGAAAATATTTTCAGGGTCTTCAAGCACAAGCTCAGCTTCACCACCTTCGGACAACTGGGCATACATCTCTTTGAAATTTTTATTAATTTGATCAAAAACTTCTAAAAACCGTTCTTTCTTCTTACTTGTAATCTCATCAACAAGTTTTATTAAATTCTTCCGCTGATCTTTCAAATGAGTTACATCTTCGTCAAATTTTTTCTTTCGTTCTTCTTGATGCTCATATTCTTCAAGTGCACGCATATTCACTGGTTCAAGTTCTTGCATTTTTGATTCAATCTCACGAACCGTCTGTTTCAACGCTTCAGTATTAGGAAGATTTGTACCATCAGTGATAGTAACTTGATATAATGCTATTTCCTGATCAATCTCCTTAACAGATTCCTCTAAAGTTGGCAATCGATATTTTGACCGAGAAATAAGATCTATATATGATTCAATTTTCGTATTTATAGTATCTAAATCATGTTCAATCGTCACTGTTTTTTTATACAATTCATCGCGCTTCTGTGCCAAATCCCTGATCTTCCCAGACATCTGTTCTTCAACGGTAATGAGTGCTTTCAGCTCATTTTGAATTTTCACTTTTAATTCTTTTGCCTCTTTAATTGAAGTTTTTAACGCTTCAACGTTTTTATCAATTGATTCAATCTTTTGAACAACCTCATTTTTCCGCTCTATCACAAGCTCAATTTTTTTATTCAACGTTTCATGATCAGAACGAAGCATCAGCAAACGTTCCTGTAATGCTTCAACCTCTTTTTCCAAGGTTCTAATCTGTGTTGCACGTTCTTTTTTTGTCGATTTTAAAAGATGTTTTCCTTTCTCTTCTTTTTCTTGATCTAATTCGTTTAATCTTTTTTCAATATCAGAGATCTTTAGAAGTATCTCATTTTTTTCAACTTCACATTGTTGTTTTTCTTGTACTTTTGTTTCCAGATCTCTATGTAAAATATTTAATTTTGCGGCAAACTCTTTTTTCCTCAGCTCCAGTTCTTTTTGTTGGGTATCGCCAAATTCATTTGTTTTCAAAGTACGTAACGAATCTTCTAATTCGGTAATCTCTTTTTTTACCAAAGCAAGTTGCTCAGAAAGAGAATCCTGACTTGCGATAGCTTGCTGTAATTGTCTTGATACTTCCTCAAATTTCGAACGATCAACACCGCCGAAAGACAGCTGGATATTTGGAGGACTCCCTCCGATCATTGCACCACTCGGTTCAACCAAATTACCTTTCATGTCTACTAATCGGACGCCGCCCATCAACCGTCGTGCATCAGATAAAGAATCAACGATGACAGTATCGCCAAATACATACCAAAAAGCAGCTTTGTACTCATCACGAAACCGAACAAGATCAAACGCAAAACCATGTGATTTTTCATCTTTTACTGCAAGTAATGCTTGTGCGCGTGGTTTTCCAAGAATCATTTTATTTAACGGAAGAAATGTTGCTCGACCAAGTTTTTTCTTTGCAAGATATGCGATTGCCTCCGCAGCTGCGGTATCATCATCGACAATAATCGATTGCAGTCGAGGGCCAGCAGCTATTTCAAGAGCTTGTTCATATTTTTTTTCAACGTTGCCTAGCTCAGCAATCGTCCCACGAATTCCTCTGAGTTCTCCTGAATCCCGAGCCGATAACACAGAGGTAACCGCCTGATTATATTTTGAATACACAGTTTGTGCTGCATCAGATTCTGCTTGAAGCTGCGCTTTTTCTCGTTGTAGCCGCAACACGGCCTTTTCAAGATCAGACAGTTGTTCAGACAATTCTGATTCTTGCTTCTTTTTTTCAAATAATTTTTTTTCAATATCTTTAACTTGTTTCGTATTTTGTGTTTTCTCTTTTAACACTTCATCTTGTTGCCATTGTATATCTTTAAGTTCAAACTCATACGTAGCTTTTGTTTCCTGCATCTCCGCGATTTGAACATCACAAGCATGAATTTTTTCTGTTAATCGGTCATGTTTCAACTGATATTCATGGAGCATCGATTGTTTTTCATTAAATTCTTCACG
It encodes:
- a CDS encoding PhoU domain-containing protein translates to MDVRRVQVTGGSSYVMTLPKEWIKSLKIKKNDPLGIFMQSDGTLLITPKMTQESIQKIKEINIPEESQQNFLLRRLIGAYIAGFTLIKITTQHRMSPSIRRVIRTFTQMAIGQEVVEETDTMVVLKDLLNPTEMPFDRTIKRMHIIVKGMHEDAIRALQIRNSEIAQEIISRENEVDRLNWLVARQHNILLQNVNLAEKMNITTKFSSTCYLISRIIERIGDHTVKISENIPTVLESNLDKKNMEQIIQAAMLSLEIFNKSITSFFRKDIKASNDNIETVEKLENLCAEINTLALKQRSSVALSVGYLTESIRRIGEYSENISETVINYLSGEDK
- a CDS encoding substrate-binding domain-containing protein, whose translation is MLVISLIATLLIAVVALSGCTGPETTPEKPETLAIVVVGRDSASGTREFFWEHVMKKENFTTTMLEKNSNGAVYQTVSSTKGAIGYVGLGYLDENVKALKINGVEPTIANVIAGTYPISRALNMFTNGEPTGIAAEFLKYLDSDEGQAIVEKEGFVPKTSTGAYSKTEGLTGSITIVGSTTVLPIAQLAAEEFNDLYGATLVAVSGGGSSVGIQSVGEGSATIGMASRELKSSEATKYPNLVKHVVCNDGIAIIVHPTNNYVNDLTLEQLKSIYKGINTTWNEFI
- the pstA gene encoding phosphate ABC transporter permease PstA encodes the protein MKNVHKGGTPSHSPKKNFKEKSIKSIFFIAAIFGVFVIFSILLFLFKEAYPLPTDIWSFLSGTKWSPTESLLFGTYPLIIGTLLVTLGAMIIAIPISIGGAIFIAELASSRLRSFIKPAIELLAGIPSVVYGFFGLIILTTWIKDFFGVPTGETWLAGSIILGIMAIPTITTVAEDAIKAVPREHREGSLAMGATRWQTISKVVIPSALSGITAAIILGIGRAVGETMAILMVCGNAAIIPTPLWNTFSPIRTLTSTLGIETAEVPVGSAHYHALFGIAVLLLIITLFINLTAIYLLGSIQKKHSATHFKQRSLLYITIRDKLKKLSISFVILVLIGLCYLILGILIASVLVIASGFLLYYRKKISEKIKQKIMFSTLGISILTIIILLGIILIYIIINGLPAVSWDFLTEPPKRLGREGGISTALIGTLYLVGGAIAIALPIGVGSSIYLTEYTKENLVTKIIRTAADLLNGTPSIVFGLFGFAFFVLYLKFGFSLIAGQITLAFMIIPTILRTTEEALRSVPQSIREGSYAVGATKWQTIRRVVLPPAAPGIITGAILGIGRAAGETAPIMFTAVAFSSFFPSSLFEPVNALPYHLYIIATNVPGDAARVAAGGTALVLLLLVIGFYSVAIIIRNHYHKTMKW
- the pstB gene encoding phosphate ABC transporter ATP-binding protein PstB encodes the protein MEYKEIIKTANLSLWYGEKQALFDINMSVLAHHITALIGPSGCGKSTLIRCFNRMNDVIDKCKITGSIYYHGNDLYGPTADPVEIRKKIGMVFQKPNPFPKSIYENIAYGPRVQGNTNKKELDHIVEKSLKIAALWDEVKDRLHESAMGLSGGQQQRLCIARALAIEPEIILMDEPCSSLDPIATAKIEDLMLELKKKYTVIIVTHNMQQAARVSDYTAYMYLGKLIEFGKTEQIFEDPKEELTEKYITGRFG
- the phoU gene encoding phosphate signaling complex protein PhoU; this translates as MVEKFHNELAEAKKDVDVMGHLAKDMLFKSVESLKDLDKEKAAWVISKKMDLAEMDDKIEEKALRLIALYQPMARDLREIACILKMITYLNRIGRYGKDIARLVSEFEKEGHVKKLVSLPHMAEIVTSMLNDVLYAFETGDISKFNDFIDREITVDELRYSIFRECLSYMMENPSVITRCTHYIMAARYLERCGDHACKIAEKIIYMVTGDRVEIDCREQSSKPCFTGGKKHG
- a CDS encoding arsenate reductase ArsC; amino-acid sequence: MDKKKVLFLCTHNAARSQMAEGLLRSLYGNLYEVYSAGVTPSQVHPSAIAVMKEIHVDISSHRSKSIDEFKTICFDYVITVCDHAKATCPFFPGKKIIHHSFKDPTTLSEFRKIRDEIKTWIQTTFKDPNTLDHIPSYLSNSSIKL
- a CDS encoding metallophosphoesterase, whose product is MKIIHISDIHCTKGLDFHEKIFDKAVTLVNRIDADFVFVTGDLTTEGLLSEYELAQQQLGRIRHKKFIVPGNHDERNLGYKLFPKFFGETDFIHSQDNIVLIGLASSEPDKDTGRLGYNRHKIIEQGLHKNKLTIIGFHHHVIPVPNSGRETNIIDDAGETLDILLRQEVPLVLMGHRHVPWGVKIHKTLLVNAGTFSCTRTRAYFGNTFNIIDITDDMISIYVVDITNDTTKKMIEFKFSDGCCTNKYYDTGGTWL
- the scpB gene encoding SMC-Scp complex subunit ScpB: MGLKEDRLVESVLFSAGKPLSIEEIKTTTGLTQKQVVDSLESLITVYNIQRKDETSIEIVKAGNKYAMQVKKKFVDQSMMVAKPEIKTDLLKTLALIAFHQPVLQSNLRHMVGEKIYEHVDELISLRLVNSKPHGSTELLTTSKLFPEYFGIDSTKPEEIREFLAKKVIGSVVADTSTQKIPSTEEKKQTPVSANETK
- the smc gene encoding chromosome segregation protein SMC produces the protein MDVYLKEVQMENFKSFGKKLTVPLFPGFTAITGPNGSGKSNMVDAILFVLGPKSSKVMRAGRLTDLIFNGGKRHKNPEKYCKVSLVFDNHERKMPINSDEVVLTRMIKRAPLKDDPDNYYSYFYINNRAASQSEFIDLLTHARISGDGYNIVKQGDVTNLVEMSSIDRRKIIDDIAGISTFDADIKKAEEERMEAEKNLERINIILNEITNQIRQLKKDRDAAYRYKELKDKLYETKAQIAYKKKQEFEQQIAEINRQIQSYENEQKKLIDQREILKKQHAESVEKLSDLEKKISEAGGEEAREIKNKVDALHAEEIKIDEKINYANDQILEQKNEKKNHETMLDQITKELNELTNQQQELISTLQIVEEEHQNKGSVLTSLKDEIAQSDETSLQITRDLVKMREEFNEKQSMLHEYQLKHDRLTEKIHACDVQIAEMQETKATYEFELKDIQWQQDEVLKEKTQNTKQVKDIEKKLFEKKKQESELSEQLSDLEKAVLRLQREKAQLQAESDAAQTVYSKYNQAVTSVLSARDSGELRGIRGTIAELGNVEKKYEQALEIAAGPRLQSIIVDDDTAAAEAIAYLAKKKLGRATFLPLNKMILGKPRAQALLAVKDEKSHGFAFDLVRFRDEYKAAFWYVFGDTVIVDSLSDARRLMGGVRLVDMKGNLVEPSGAMIGGSPPNIQLSFGGVDRSKFEEVSRQLQQAIASQDSLSEQLALVKKEITELEDSLRTLKTNEFGDTQQKELELRKKEFAAKLNILHRDLETKVQEKQQCEVEKNEILLKISDIEKRLNELDQEKEEKGKHLLKSTKKERATQIRTLEKEVEALQERLLMLRSDHETLNKKIELVIERKNEVVQKIESIDKNVEALKTSIKEAKELKVKIQNELKALITVEEQMSGKIRDLAQKRDELYKKTVTIEHDLDTINTKIESYIDLISRSKYRLPTLEESVKEIDQEIALYQVTITDGTNLPNTEALKQTVREIESKMQELEPVNMRALEEYEHQEERKKKFDEDVTHLKDQRKNLIKLVDEITSKKKERFLEVFDQINKNFKEMYAQLSEGGEAELVLEDPENIFTSGLTIKARPHGKKVLRLSALSGGEKSIASLALIFAIQYYDPSPFYVLDEIDMFLDGVNAEIVSRMIKQRSDDSQFISVSLRKIALKEANHIYGVTMHDSGISEMIANIDPESVGPQGEILVTEMHTHGH